The DNA sequence CACCtcacccccacctcctcctccagcacacacacatgcacacacttcaGCAGCTGTTAGCAACAATTGCTTTTTAACAGTTGAGTTCTTGCTTCAACTGTGGTTTGTTTACCAAAGAGAAGGCAATGTTAGCAGAGCAGAGTCATATCTGCAACAACTTTGAATCCAACTTTTCacgaaattttttttttgtatttgaataAATACTCTTTCTATGGAGGGATGAAACTGGACATTactgatttattttgtatttattgatgtatctgtttaatttatttaattaattttatttttattttatcaatacagtaatgtattgtttatgtttcctggaaatctattttaaaaaaagattttaaaaaagaagataagacagaaaaaaagaccaaatttgCATTTCAACTCTACTTTAAGTCAAATGAGTCaggaaaataacagtaaaagcAAAATTTGCAGGAATCAAGCTAATAACTTCAAGTTAAGGTATTATACTTCCTGCCTATAGAATAATATAATGtctataaaatgaattaaaaatatagaaataaaaataaaaagaagaccTTAATTTATAAGGTGTGTTTCAAAACATGTTAAAAGCCCTTTACATACAATTTAAAaactaatataataaaaaaaagtattaaatattatgataaaatacaacaaaggaTAATGaaacaacagtaaaaacaatgaaaaagcaAGTTTAAAATAGAGATTTTCTTTTACTTAAAAGGACAATGTGTTCGATAAATATGCTTTCTTtcataacttttaaaaaatcatactGATAatctgtctgccatgttttgaACACTTTCATAACACCAAAAGAATGACAATTACAATACCATAACTTTGTCACCGCAGGAATACATTTCAGAAACAGGCTCTGATAATAAACATGCAGAGTTGTTCTTGGCACCAGCAGCCGTTATCGTTATGCGACACATGCCTGATGCAAACAGCTGACAGCTCGGCTGGTTGACATGTCAATCACAACAATCACACCAGCAGCTATTTTGTAATTGTAAACCATTAAACAGATAGATAGTGTGACAAATGTGACAGCAGACATTCTCAGTATTCCATGATATTTCAGGAATTTCCAGGAGTTTGACCTACtggagcaaaaaacaaacaaacataaacaagtGGTTAATTTAAATTTAGAGGTTTACTATACATGGCAATAAACAGTCAATCATGCATGCAGCAGTTCCCTTTAGTATCACTGTGCTGTGAATATATGACAGGTTGTGTTGAGACCTGTGCAGAGCAGACACAGTCGAGCACTGCCAGCAGTTTCTCAGATAATGTCAGCTCTATAAATATATGGGGTGCTTTGAAAGTTTCCATGTCAACGCTTCATTGTGTCGCGTCTTGCATTGTGTGTTGAGTCCGATGGGGAGCTGCCGGGAGGGTAATTAATAGGAGCATTAGTGGGATATTACTGTGACACCagtgtggaatgtaactaagtatatttactcacaTACTGTAACCAAGCACAATGTCAGGTACTTCACTTTATTTCCATGTTacgcaactttatacttctacttcactggttttatttattggcttttgttactttgcagatttatataattaatattgataatcaacaaacaaattatgattattaaaattattattaaaagttaAGCTACCCAACAGCATACAGTGGTGGATGAAGTACTCAGGTTAAGTGAAAGTAAGAATGCCAAATAATACTCTAACCATGAGGTCAGACAAAAGGGGATTACAAGAAACAAATGTCTTGAAACAAAGAACTAATCAGGAGAAAtagtagtaaaaaataaaaaaaaatgtttaaagaaaaagaggtacATACATTGTTCACTCAGAGAGTATGAAGTACATAAAGTCTGTGCATTCACTggtaatgatttaaaaaaatcatatagttATTAGAAATTAAGGTTATACATTCATCATAGTAGCTGTCATAATATTGAAgaaatagttcattttttttgtcttttacaattCTGAGAGACTTAAGAAGATAGTTGAATTCAAGTTCACCGTAAACTTTGGCTTAGCTTTgagaaatctgtgtttgtgtataaagaACTTACGAGAGAGAATTAAGGAATTGGTTTCAAATTTAACCGatttgttacagtgtgtaaaataactaataacatattttttggtgAATAGGTATGAGACACTAAGAAAGTTAGATAAATTATTTCTCAAATCCATCCAAAAATCCTGCACAACATTACATTTATAAAATGCATGAGCAATAGATTCCTCCACATCACAGAAGACACATGTATTATCCATATCCATAAACTTAGATAGCATTGCATTGTAAGGGTAGATTTTGTGCAAAATGTTAAAGTGTATTTCTTTAATCTTATTAGAGATCAATTAACTAATCCCAGTAGAACATTTCTTTTTAGCATGGTTAGTATTGCTTATGAATTTCtagtaattatataaatatttcacgTCAGAATGTTTTCCGATTACGTCATTCATACATATTCTCAGTGTAGCATTTCATTGGCTGGGCCGTAGCAACAAGAGTGAGTCCATAGCAACGGACCCAGAACACAACAGGTATAACTAGCTAAGCTGCTAGTTAACAACGTTAGTGAGAGCTTTAActcacttctttattttttttaaatgaagttaaTAACTGCTACAGAAAGCTCAAAAAGGTGTAACAACAAATCTTcgcctttttaaaatgagtgacAAAAAGCAACAAAGCCGTCCCAAACGTGTTTTCATCAACGACGTCGACAAATATTCCTCCAAACACATCGCTAaggtagctaacgttagcatgaaTACGCGACGTTAGGTTAGTTTATCTAAACTGGCTCAATTTATCGTGTTTTCTTCTGACTGCCTTCACAGTTCTTGTCGACATGTGTGGCCTCTGAGGAAGCTGAAGCGGAAGACAGCTCCACTTCAGGTGAAGCAGCTTTCCAAATAGTGGGGACTGTGTCTCCTTCCAttaaagatgaaaaagaaaagtttctgCTTGAACAGTTCACGGTGAGTCAGACACTAAATAACAACTAGGCCCAAAGTTACCAGTCTTTGGTTTGTCTCCAGGAATTTTGTGAATGTTTGTAATGTTAAACAgtgctggaatgtaactaagtacatttactcaagttaagataaggatttatttatttcgcagtggggaaattcagtcCTCACAGCAGCTTAATAAGATACAGCTTACAAGTTTACAAAGAtataacaattaaaaataagacattatatacatacataaataaatatacataattgGCTCCTTATATTGACAAAATCTaccaataaaatgctgcttacaagTTAATGCAtcaactaataataatactaatcaTACTTGCAATCATATAAATAGTAAtcctgcataacaagtactctcatttttaatatgttaaGTAAATTTCGCTGATAATACAGAGCTGATCAGTGCTTTTATTGAAGTAATAGTTTGAATGCATTACTTCTACTTGTAATTAAGGATTTGATATTGTGGCCATTTCTACTGCCACTATGTACAGGTATGATCACTATATGTACATTATGTCTATTTCTCGATAATGCAAATTACATCTTCATGTGTAATAAGGTCTATGATCTCTATTGGTAGTCACCAACTCGAGATGAGCTTCTTGAGCGCCTGCTGGAGTGTGATGTTGTGGTGTACAACATCTCAGAAAATGGTGCAAAACAGCAGGTTGAAGAAGCAACATGGGCGATCACAGGTAAGGGAGTATGTAGGCTTTTATATTGTGGACTGGCTTAATTATACATTGGTCTCTCTACCCAGAAATAAAAGCCTATTGCTCTTCAaattttcatacttttttccttcttttacaAACAGCCCTTCATGCAGAGATGGAGAACTTCAAGTCTCGGAAAATGTTCATCTTAGTCTCAAGCGTGATGACCTGGGCCATGACCAAGCCACAGAATCCGGTGAGCTTGCAGGCAAAAATGTAGGGACAAACTTATCCTGTGAAATCATAACCaatgtgattttaatttctCTCCTCAGGAAGAAACAGCTGTTCTGCTAACAGAGGAAGAGTTCAGAAGAAGAAGGCCACATCCCAGTTTCAGAAACCACAATAATCTGGAGAAACTTGTGCTCAAACTGGGAAGAGGAGTAAGTACATTATTGAAATATTATTCCAAcagaaaattagatttttacacCAGCTATTAAAAGACTGAATGAAAAGAAATGCCTCTAAGCATTACAGATTCTGTGTGATTTTCTAACTTTACAGAAAAAGTCCAAGCTCACTGGATATGTTGTTGCTTCTGGTCTTCAGTACGGGAAGGGAGAGAACCTCTTTCATTACTTTTTCAAGGTAGATATTAATGTGATGATAATTAtaatgcatgtctgtgtgtttgctgcaTGCTTACTTGTAATATCAActtctgtaaaatgtttttttgtatttcaaacaGGTGTCTTGGTTGATGCAGTTTCCAAAAGTTCCTCTCTTTGGACAGGGTACAAATCACATCCCCATGATTCATGTTTACGACCTTGGAGGGTGATTTTAACTTACTGAACTCCTTtgtttattccatatttttcttatttaggtAATTATTGCAGGGCTGacctgtgttttctttcttagAGTGATTCAAAACACCATTGAACTCAAGCCTAAGTCGAAGTACATTCTTGCTGTTGATGACTCCAAGAACACTTTAGAGGATATTGTAAAGGTAACCTTGTTCTAAATATAAATTCagcattaaataattaatttgttgtAAAACGCTACTGCCTAGACCTAGACTTATTTGAAATTGGGACCTTTGTTACATGCCTTCTCTACGTCTTTCCTGTCACTCTAATGTGAACTTTCTACTATGAACCTCAAAAacgaaatgcagaaaaaaaaaggtgcagaaaACGATAAACATAATTGTTATTCTCTTCAGATGATAAGTGATACTCTTGGGCCTGGAAAGATTGACATGAAACAAGAGCAGGATGCCATCACCATGAAGGCTTTTGAGGTAAAGTATGTCTGTATGTcacttttgtttcttattttaaatacattagaaGCTAGTCTGGATTATTGTTCAATGTGCACATTATTTCTACACTCGTGATTTTTTCTCCCAATAAAGAGTTGATCTAAAACATGCTGCGTTAATAatttttgatgttttctttcttatttcaGCCAGAGGAGCTGGAGTACCTAAATATTAACCTCCGCATGGATGCCTTTATTATAAAAGACTCCTTCAGTCTCCAATGGACGTCTGAAGCTGGAATGGTTGAAAACATGGCGAACATTGTGGAGGAATACAAAGAAACAAGGCAGCTACTTGTGAgtgataaatacatataaataatatatttatataatttctgttattttggtCTACAGGGGGGCTGAATTCAATATGTCTATGAAGTAATCTATAAAACATGAACGCATTAATGGGATATTTGGTATATAAAAGCTGTTTTGATGCaatgatttatttgtttttccatttatttccacagccaatcagaatcttCCTGGTTGGCCCTCCAGCTGTGGGTAAAACCACAGTTGCAGAAAAGCTCTGCAGTTATTACCAGATACACCACATAAAGATCAGAGAGGTCATTGAGGAAAAAATCGCACAACTGGTCAGTGGGAAGACTTATATTTCTGCTACATGTAACAAAGGGAAATATTTGAGAatcatttttcttgtttctctttACAAATACCACAGAAGGAGATAGTGAACGGAGCTGACCCTGAAAATGGCAGTGAAGATGTAGTGGCAGATGCACAAAAACAACTTGAAAAGATTAACAAAAGCATGGAGGCGAATGCAGGTTAGTGAAAGAAGCACAGCCCCAAATTAGAAGCACATCTTTAAGGGTTTTGACTTTAAAAGTTGAAGTTATTTGACTTCATCAGCCTTTGGAGTCCTTCAAACTTGTGCACTAAAACTGTTGATCACATTGCTATGAGATATTAAAAGTGAGAATGTTATTACACCATAACCTGCTTAGTCAGTGTAGTGAAAGAAAAGcgtgttaaccctttatcgggctaagaaccatatttggtaacttcagcggatatccaaaataaaaaataaaaatattttgagaaaaaagttgcaaatttactagatttaagtagcaaatctacaagaaaaaaagttgcagatttaagagatttaaagtggcaaatctgcgtgaaaaaagtcacagatttacgagaaaaaagtgtgggaaaaaagcaacttttttctcgcagattcaccactttaaatctcataaatctgcacattttttctcacaatttatttctcaacatttatccccctcccccgggtccgtatgttgttttttttttacacattctagctgtatgtaatatcctccaatattctctagggttgaaattaaGGGTTAACCGTGACCTTTAATACATTcttaaagtttaaagttaactTCTAaactttgatttaatttaaccaTAGGATCATTTTACTGAGATATTTGTATTTGGTGCATCTGCAGTTGGATTATTGATGGGTTGCATTGAGTCTTTTAATTCCTCGCTTTCTTTCTAAACTACTTTGCTGATTCTTTAGATCGACTGGCTGATCATCTAGTTTTCAACATGTTGCAAGAAAAGCTGAATTCAAAGCCGTGCAGGAACCAGGGATTTGTTCTCGACGGCTACCCTAAAACGTATGAGCAGGCAAAGCTGATTTTCTTTGGTAAGTTTCACCTATTCATCTAATTACCGTATAAagtttaaaacaataataataatgtggatgtgtttttttttttacaactcagATGAAGACACGGAGAACCAGGATTTGAACAACAATATCACTCCAGGTTGTTGACGtacttctttcttttatttactACAAATGAAACCGATGATACAAAGTGGGAATCATATGTAAAATAACTGAGAACTCTCTTCATAACTCTACTAATACAAAACATTCTTATGCTACTTGTTTTATGTCTTGCAGAGCATGTGTTTGTCCTCAATGCCTCAGATGATTTCCTGACAGAGAGAGTTGGGGGACTTCCACAGAGTTTGGCAGAGAAAATGCATTACACTCAGGAGGAGTTTGTCCCTCGCCTGATGAGATACAGACAACTGAGCACCGCTGAGGAAACGCTGCTGGACTACTTTGAAGACCTTGAGATTTACCCAGAACACATTGGTACTGTCATAAAGACACATCATTCATATCACACCATAAACACGATATTAAATATGAACTCAGATGTAGAAAACTGAAACTTTAGAAACAGTGAGTTTGGTCATTAGAAGCAGGTGTTTAACAGCACTTTGTGTCACgttttattttatgtgatataataataaatattgatatgtaaataatataaattatattatcatGCAAATTATCCAGACACACTTAGATTATTTCTCAGAAAAGGCCTTGTCAAGTTTTTACTTATCAGTTCATTCATTAAGtgtaattgttctttttgtacttttttatacAGTTGTTAGACTCTTTGTCCGCCTCCCAACAATTATTTGTGAGTGCAATTTATTTgccaagacaagacacaaaatgcacaaaatacaaAGTAAAAGATGAATTTAACTGATAGCATTTTATTTAACAATTTCTGTAGAAATTTCTATAATATCgttattatgaattattttggtcaacatcattttaaaaatctgtgaaaaaTCTCAAAGTATAAATGacaaaagtgtaaaaacaacaaatctcaaTTTTACACAGGGTTATACTGGGGGGTCttcttataaaaaaaagacaggaatcttcctttttttgtacCATATTTCAATCTCATCATCCAACTTAATTTCAACCAACATAATGTTCTACAAAGAGGCTTGTAGAAGTTGCCAGTTCACTTCACAGcggttctgtttgtttacagtaaAGTGTGTCTTGTTTCTCTCCAGAGGTCAACACAGGTGACCAAGAGTACACAGGTGTTATGAAGATGATCACAGAGATGGTCGGCGTACCCAAAAACTACGGTCTGATtccagaggagcaggaggaagaagacaggaagagagaagaagagaagaggcaGAGAGCGGCTGCTGAGGCCGCCGAGAGGAAACGCAGGAATGAAGCTGCACTGGCTGAGATGGCTGCTCAGTACGAGGAATGGGTGAGTGTTGGTGATATATTACTGGGTTAAtgcacactactggtcaaaagttttagaacacaccttttccagaattgaattgaaaattatgcagtttaatgtctcagtgtactctgaaatgaatgcacatttgcaacatttaaaattctttattgagcatgatagtgttttgaaagtaaaaaagattcaaaatcacattttatgttggactaaaggactaaaaaaaagacacaaaatgaccaaaaaaagacacaaaatgactaaaaaaagaaacaaaatgaccaaaaaaagacacaaaatgacttacaaagacatgaaaggaattgaaaaatggacaaaatagcccaagactccatagagttaagttgttaacccacttcttgttccctgaaaaaaggcctacttgtataattctgaaatgtacattatttttcagttttggttaagcttacctttttttatttacctctggcagttcaccacttacctttgtaccctttcctgtttacctgttcatttgacttgaactgcttgaatttcaattaaaaaaatggaaaaattggggtgttctaaaacttttgaccggtagtgtacttcAACAGAGCACAATAAGTGGTAAATACTGACTGGTTTTAATGATTTAATAGCAGAAGAATCTGTCTGAGGTGAAGCGGCAGGAGTACGAGCTGCTGGAagctcactctctccctctgagGAACTATCTGATGAAGTATGTGATGCCATCGCTCACTGAGGCCATGTTAGACTGCTCCAAGATCAAACCAGACGACCCCATCGACTTTCTGGTATTCACACACAAGCCCTTCTATATTCAGCATACGTGCCTTTTGTTAAATAATAGTGAATGAATGCAGCAGCtgacaaaataatgttttgttttttgcaggcTGAACATTTGCTACGGAACAACCTACAAGAATAACAAGGACATTATCCAATACAGCATTTGAGGTTGTGTTTATTCTAAAGTAATATAATCAGAAAATGACCATGTTCAGTGTTATAGGtttataataatttgatttGAAGGTtgttaaaagtttgtttttgatcctGCAATTAAAGCTATTGAACTGTCTGAACTTTCACGGCTGTTTAGACTTGAAAGTCACAGCAGATTTCATTCATAAAACCACCAATAAAGTCCATAATAAAGGGTCATGAGTTTCTCATTTTCTAATAAGTCTtcaacaaaaagtatttttcgaTCACTTAAATGTTTGTTAGTCAgtgatgaatatttttttacaggttGCTGCAGTTTAAAGTGCTTCAAAGATGACTGACAAATTGATAACAAGACAGAACAAGAAAAGTGGATTTAAAAAGCTTAATATATtaaagcaaaaatgaaaaatataaaaaatacaatcatattcaaatatataaacgtCTTTATATCTGCAGATGCCTTGTGGCCCTTTTtagaaggtcagaggtcaaattaTGTATTGGAGGGTCTACtcaaactaaaaagaaaaaaaggcatgtaataaaacatattgactttttaaaaaaatcacataacagTCAACTATGAGGGCAATAATCTCAACTACCCatcaaagtggaaaataataatttacaataacataccattacagaaaaatacaatattatcatctaatgaaagaaaaaatgaagtaaaataaagtgGCAAACAAAATCTGTGACTTAACATAATACAAAAACCCAAAGATACAGTGCAATTGTCTTGTAATATGGTATAAATATGCTTCAAACACTAAAAACTTCACTTTCAATATGAAAAACACACGTATGTGTCTCTTGGTGAAGGACTTGGCTCAGTGTTTCTTCAAGTTCGTTTATGTTTCCGCCAGGTTTCCACTCATTACAGATCCGTCCTGTTGCAGCCTCCAGCTGGTCTGTGACTCAGCTCCCAGTCCGCTGACGAGTCACAGTTTACTGGAAGAACTGCGCTCACACTGGTTTTAATCCAGCAAAGATGTAAATACAACAACCTGCAGAGAGGCTTTAATCCTGTGCAAAGTCCTTCAGTTGGAGGCGAGACATAGAAACAGCTTTCAGACaaagattcattttatttattagataaagaaaaaatcgctttattccatatttttttctaacttttgTTACTGAAAGTAAACTCACGACTCTATGCTCgtgctatatatatttatggcaTTTATCACTGAacagttttttatgttaaatctcaacagtaaaaagtaaaatatttgcctcaaaatgtggtggagtagaagtataaagttacataacattGAAATACTTTATTACAGTATTGCACAGTACACACAGTAAGTAAATAGTTGCATGTCACCACTctctactccacttcatttcaatggtaaatattgtactttttagtcCGCTATAGCCGTCTTTATATGTATTTACAAGTTAGGATAAAAAcgcaacagta is a window from the Centropristis striata isolate RG_2023a ecotype Rhode Island chromosome 18, C.striata_1.0, whole genome shotgun sequence genome containing:
- the LOC131991115 gene encoding adenylate kinase 7-like; translated protein: MSDKKQQSRPKRVFINDVDKYSSKHIAKFLSTCVASEEAEAEDSSTSGEAAFQIVGTVSPSIKDEKEKFLLEQFTSPTRDELLERLLECDVVVYNISENGAKQQVEEATWAITALHAEMENFKSRKMFILVSSVMTWAMTKPQNPEETAVLLTEEEFRRRRPHPSFRNHNNLEKLVLKLGRGKKSKLTGYVVASGLQYGKGENLFHYFFKVSWLMQFPKVPLFGQGTNHIPMIHVYDLGGVIQNTIELKPKSKYILAVDDSKNTLEDIVKMISDTLGPGKIDMKQEQDAITMKAFEPEELEYLNINLRMDAFIIKDSFSLQWTSEAGMVENMANIVEEYKETRQLLPIRIFLVGPPAVGKTTVAEKLCSYYQIHHIKIREVIEEKIAQLKEIVNGADPENGSEDVVADAQKQLEKINKSMEANADRLADHLVFNMLQEKLNSKPCRNQGFVLDGYPKTYEQAKLIFFDEDTENQDLNNNITPEHVFVLNASDDFLTERVGGLPQSLAEKMHYTQEEFVPRLMRYRQLSTAEETLLDYFEDLEIYPEHIEVNTGDQEYTGVMKMITEMVGVPKNYGLIPEEQEEEDRKREEEKRQRAAAEAAERKRRNEAALAEMAAQYEEWQKNLSEVKRQEYELLEAHSLPLRNYLMKYVMPSLTEAMLDCSKIKPDDPIDFLAEHLLRNNLQE